A stretch of the Pelodiscus sinensis isolate JC-2024 chromosome 8, ASM4963464v1, whole genome shotgun sequence genome encodes the following:
- the LOC142830471 gene encoding uncharacterized protein LOC142830471: MPPQVATWSHSLPCTFWFTFWTCCCKPATNGSRLPGTSWCTSAPCLSTWLPRGPWRSHGGGAPALACPPRIWRLDTSSDWWDRIVLERWEDRQWTQNFRMRRDTFLELCEWLAPALRRRDTHMRPTIPLQKRVAIALWKLSTPDSYRSVGNQFGVGRSTVGAVLMQVVKAINRVLLHRVVRLADPDAVIRGFGALGCPKCGGAIDGTHIPIRAPEHQASRYINRKGYFSVILQAVCDHRGQFTDINNVSTAERVCK; the protein is encoded by the exons atgccgccgcaggtggcaacatggagccacagcttgccctgcaccttctggttcactttctggacttgctgctgcaagcctgccaccaatggctcgaggctgcctggcacctcctggtgcacgtcagccccctgcctctccacctggctgcccagggggccgtggaggagccacggcggcggcgccccggcactggcATGCCCCccccgcatctggcgtctggacaccagcagtgactggtgggaccgcatcgtcctggagcgctgggaggaccgacagtggacccagaacttcaggatgaggagggacaccttcctggagctctgcgagtggctcgcccctgctctgcgcagaagggacactcacatgaggcccaccatccccctccagaagcgggtggccatcgccctctggaagctctccacgccggacagctaccgatccgtcgggaaccagtttggcgtggggagatccaccgtcggagcggtgctcatgcag gtggtcaaggccatcaaccgggtgctgctccacagggtggtccgcctcgccgacccagacgctgtcatccggggattcggcgccctcggctgcCCCAaatgtgggggggccatcgacgggacgcacatccccatccgagccccggaacaccaggcttcccggtacatcaaccgcaaggggtacttctccgtgatcctgcaggccgtgtgtgaccaccggggccagttcacggacattaat AATGTGTCAACAGCAGAAAGAGTCTGTAAGTAA